From the Lysinibacillus fusiformis genome, the window CAACATTTCCGCGATTCCTTTGACACGCTAGAAGAACGCACACCTGTAAAAGGATAAGACGAAGCTTCAAACTGCACATAATTTTTCCTGCAATTATTTATAAGTTGAACATAATGAGTTATACTACTGTTCATTCAGGAATAAGTCATGTGAAAGGAGGTATTTCAGAAATATTTCTGAAGTACCTCCTTTTTCTTGCATTCTAACATAATTCAATTTACATTAAATAGGACACTTCCTATTTCGGAGTTGATAATAACCATGCATTGCTGGAAAATTTTAAATTTAGAACATCATTACGGTACTACGCGTATTATTATAATGAGTGTCATTACTTTTTTAGTGGTCTTTTCTGTTTCGTATGTAACGTTTAATTTATTCAATGAAGAGCATTATACAGATCGTTTATTCTGGCTCTTTGTAATAGCTGTGTTAACACTCTATCCTATTCACAAATTTTTGCACTTTTTGGCGCTATACGATTTACGCCAACATTTAAAATTACGCGTACGTAGTCAATTTTATATAATTCCTGTTTTACACATGCGAATTCGAGAGCCTTTATCTAAAAATCGTTACATCTTAGCATTACTTACGCCTTTTATCGTTGTAAACACTAGTATTATAGTTGGAACATGGCTTTTACCAGCCTATACACATTATGGGACATTGCTGTTAGCCTATCATTGTAGTCTATGTCTGATTGATATCCTTTACGTGAAGTATCTATTGAATTCACCTAGAAATTCGCAAATAGAAGAAACACCTAAAGGCTATGAAATTTTAGTTCCACCAACTGTTCACTAAATGCTTGTACTTGTTTTTTATTGGCGTTCTTTGTTATGCTATTACTATTGAAAGAGGGGAGGAATAGACTTGCTATTAATGATTGTAGTTCTATTCTCGGTATTCTATTTATTTCAAATTAACCGCATGACATATGCTCTATGCATGCGACGTGAAATTCCCGAAGAAAACCAACCAAAAATATTCCGAACTATAAATATACTTATTACGATCCTACTTGTCTCATTCTACATTGAAATTTTATATGCAGTATAACAGAAAAATCCATTACGCCTCGGCGTAATGGTTTCTAAATTTTTCTAGGCTTTTTTTAAAAAATTTATGACATCCGCGCCCGTCCGCACGCTCGAAGATAAGTCGAGCCCCCCATGCAACAACTTTTTCTAGCCAATCAGATTGGCTAGAATCTCAGGCATGCGGCGCGAATGTCTAACATTGTTAAGAAAAGCTAAGAGTTAAAGCTCTTAGCTTTTCACTGTTTTATTAATTAGTATAGGAACGCTGCACCAACGATAATTAATAAAATAAATAACACAACTAATAAAGCAAAGCCTGAGCCGTAGCCACCGCCACCGTATCCTCCGTTGCCCATAACTTCACCCCCTTTCTTTTCTATATCCTATGCGCTTCAAAATTTGAAATATAGGCAATACTCAAGGGGGAACCATTTTGTTTTTAAATCGTTTATGTTATAGTAAAAAATGGACGAAACCATGTTAGGAGAGAATATCCACTATGAAAAAGACAGTTTTATCTTTAACTTTAGCTGCGTCTGTATTAGCGCTTGGTGCTTGTAGCGGCGGAGACAGCAAAGCAATCGTTACTTCTAAAGTGGGCGATATTTCAGTAGCTGATTTTAATGAAAAGGCAAAAGCTTTAACAGGCTCATATGTAATGCAGCAAATGGTGACTGAAAAAGTTTTAGCTGACAAATATGAAGTAACAGATAAAGAAATCAAAGAAGCTTATGACACAACTGCATCACAATTTGGTGATGGCTTTACACAAGCACTTGCTGAAAGTGGCTTAACAGAACAAGGCTTTAAAGATTCTTTACGTGTCCAACTTCTTCAAGAAAAAGCTTTAAAAGATCAAGCTATTAAAGAAGAAGATGTGAAAAAATACTACGAGCAAATGAAAACAGAACTAAATGGTCGTCATATTTTAGTAGCAGATGAAAAAACAGCTAAAGAAGTGATTGAAAAAATCAAGGGTGGCGCTAAGTTTGAGGACGTAGCAAAAGAGTACTCAACTGATACTGGCTCTGCTCAAAAAGGTGGAGAGCTTGGATGGTTCTCTGTAGGTTCAATGGTAGACGAGTTTAACGATGCTGCTTATGCTCTTGAATTAAATACATTAAGTGAGCCAGTAAAATCTAGCTTTGGTTATCACGTAATTGAAATTACGGACAAGCGTGATGTTAAGGGTGTTGGTTCATTTAAAGATGAAGAAGAAAACATTCGTTCAACTATGTTAAATAAACTGAATCAAACTGGTGAAGCTCAAACAATTCTAAAAGACATCATTGCAAAAATGGCAAAAGATGCAGATGTTAAAACATCTGATAAAGATTTAAAAGATTCACTAGAATTCTTCACAACAACAAGTGAAGAACAAGCAAAAGCAGCTGAAGAAGCAGCTAAAAAAGCTGAAGAAAATGCTGCAAAAGAAGATTCTGAAGACAAAGCAGAAGATACTGACAAGGAATCTAAATAAATTAGAGACTAGTGTTAATATCTATAACAAAAAGAAGCATCTGACATTTTAGATGCTTCTTTTCTTAGTGTTGAAAAACAAAACCATCAATAGAATTTTTGTGAAAGGTGAAAATGGTTTCCGTTGCAGGCTACTTGCTTTCCTGTGGGCGAGCGCCGAGCCGCTTCCTCCGCTCCCGCTCCGTTTAGTGGCTCGTCTGTCTCGCTATCCCACGGGAGTCAAGTAGCCCTCCACTCCAACCTACAAAATGTTAACTTTTTAGCAAAGTTTTCAAATAAAGTGAAGGTCTTCACTACCCATTTTATGGAGGGCTTTTGACACTCATCACTTCTTCGCAATGAAATTAAGAGTCTATCCTTTCTCTAATCATACAAATAATAGGCTAATTTGATTACTACGGCTAGCTAGTATGAAAGATAAGGAAAAGCCACTTTTGCAGAATGGTTGATTGGAGTGGAGCCAGCGTCACTCCTAGGGGATTTAGCGTCACAGAGGAAACCCTGGAGCGAACGCAAGTGAGTGAAGCGGCTCATCGGACGCCCCCTGGAAAGGACGCTGGCGGAACGGAAATCAACCTCTCACCTTGCAAAGTTGCTTTTTCTGCCGTTGACATCATCTTTTTGCAACAACATGAAAAGAAGCATCTGACATTTCAGATGCTTCTTTTTTCTTCTCTATTTTACTTTAAACTGACTAATTTCAGCTTGTAAGTCATTTGACATTGTTTGAAGTACATTTGCCGCGCTTGCGATTTCCTCATTAGAGGCGCTTTGTTGCTCGATTGATAAAGCTATGTGCTGTATGCCTGAAGACGTACCATTCGCAATACCTACAATTTCTTTTACAGCATCGTCTGTTTGGCTTGCCTTGTCATTGACACGCAATACAATATCCGTTACTTCCTTTGTACGATGACTAATCTGTTGCAAATATACGACAATATTTTTAAAGGCATCGCCTGTCTGTTCAACAGCCTCACGCCCTTCCTCCACAAACTGTGTTCCACTATTAATAGCATAAACAGCACTGGAGGTTTGCTTTAAGATATCATCTACTAATGTTCGAATATTGTCTGCAGCCCTTCCAGATTCCTCCGCTAGCTTTCTTACCTCATCCGCTACAACCGCAAATCCTTTTCCAGCCTCTCCAGCACGTGCCGCTTCAATAGAGGCATTCAATGCAAGAAGGTTTGTTTGATCTGTAATACTTGTAATCAGCGCTACAATCGTACTAATTTCCTTTGATTTTTCACCTAAAGCATTCACAACTGCTGTTGACTGATAGACAGATTCATTAATTGTATTCATTTTATCCATCGTTTGCTCAATTAACTGTAAGCCTAAATCCGCTTTTTGGTTTGTTTCATTCGCTATAGATGCAACTGCCTGTACAGCAGAAGATGCATGATCCATATCTTTAGTAATTAAATGTGCTGATTCAGATAATAAATCCATTTGCCCCAATTGTCCTTCTGCACTGGAGGCAATCTCCCCAATTGCAGTAGAAATGGTTTCAACTGTTTGACTACTTTGCTCTGTAATCATTGTAAATTCCTTTGTAAAAGTCGATACATCTGTAGATGCTTTATTCGTCTTTTCAATGACCGTGCCAATTTGCTCCAACATATGATTAAATTCAGTCGATAATTGACCAATTTCATCTTTCAAATGATCATCAATTCGTACAGTTAAATCGCCATCAGCAGCCTGTGTCATAGCATTTAACACACGCTTTACACGCCTTAAGACGATATACCTTGTGCATAATGAAATAATTACTGTGCCAATAAACAACGAAATAAATGTATTAATGACAACACCCGCACTACCATTTAATTGCACTACCTTTTCGAATTGACGACTCACAAACTCTGAAATATGGGAGCTTATAAACAAACTTATACCAATAGCTAGTATCATTTTGAAAATCAAACTTTTCCAAAACTTAATTTTCCGCGAAAAAAGTCCCTCTGTATCCATTGCTTTTCCCCATTCCTATAATTTCTCTCTCTATTCTAAAAGAAATACTAATATTGGTACAATAGTTAGCCACCAATATTACACATATGAATATTTAGACTTAGAGAAATTAAAAGTGAATAGCTAGTAAGTAGCAACAGTTTATGGTCTGAATTATATTACTATTAAATAGTAGGCTTATAGAATGAACGATTATCCAGTGGGAAGAGTCGCTCTGTAAATTCACCCGGTGCTGTTTTTCCTAATGCTCTTGTTAACATATTCATCTTCGCATCGATGTTATCTATATAATGCAAGATTTCCGCTTCTTGAAGCATAGGTTTTTTTGGGCTTCCCCACTCTTCTTTCCCATGGTGAGACAATACCATATGCTGTAGCAGCATGACTTCCTCACCTTCAATTTCAAGCTCACTAGCAATCTTAGCAATTTCATTGACCATAATTGTAATATGGCCTAACAAATTGCCCTCCACTGTATACGTTGTGGCAACTGGTCCTGATAATTCTACAACCTTGCCTATATCGTGTAAGATAATTCCTGCATATAATAGGTCACGATTAAGTGTTGGGTATAAATCAGCAATAGCTTTACCTAGTTTGAGCATGGATACCATATGATCTAATAAACCTGACGCATAGTCATGATGATTTTTAGTCGCTGCTGGAAAAACTAAAATGGCCTCTTGATGCCTTTTAATAGCTGCTCTTGTAATTCTAGAAATATTAGGGTTTTTAATATCAAAGAAAAATTGGTTTAATTCTTCATATAGTTGTTCTTTCGGTGTTGCAGAGGACGGCACTAAATCATGGATAGCAATTCCTTCCTCTGGCTTGGCAACACGAATCGATTTGATACGCAATTGATTCTTCCCTCTATAGTCATGAATCTCTCCACCTACACGCACAATAGCTTCCGCATGATACAGCTTTTCATGGTCCTCATTTGTGTCCCATAGCTTTGCCTCAATATCTCCACTCTTATCTTGTAATAATAGCGACATAAATGGCTTTCCAACGGTTGTAACACCTTTTGTCGCTTGTTTTATTAATAAAAATTGATCAACTGCTTCTCCAACTTGGAGCGTCGTTATCCCTTTCATGTTGACGTCACTCCCCTTTCATTTGCTAATGCTCCTATATCGACAATTTGCTCTCGCTGCCAATGTTTGAGCATTGTGTCATGGCAAGTAAAATATAAAATTTGACGTTCATATCCTACTTCTTTCATTAATTGTACCATTTTGTCTGTGCGGTTTCGATCAAAATGGACAAAAGGATCGTCCATAATCATTGGAAATGGAGCCGTGTTCACTAGGGTTTTTGCAAGGGCCATTCGCAATGCAATATATGCTTGCTCTTTGGTAGCCTGTGACAATTCCACCATTTGATAACGTATTCCTGCAGCATCTTGTGCTACAAAATAACCTTCCTCATGAATCGAAAGTTTGTCATAGCTTCCGCCTGTAAGTAAACGAAATATGGCATTCACCTCTGCAAGCACATGCGGTAATTTCTCTTCACGAAGACGAAATAAAGTTTCATGAATAGCTGTCGCTACAGCTTTTTTAGTTGCCCATTGCTCAACTAGCTGCTGTAATTCTGTTTTCTCCTGCTCAAACTGTTGAAGCACTTGGCCATACTTTTCATCATTTAATAGCTGTTCCTTTTCCATAAGCAAAGAAGCGCGTTGTTCCAGACATTGGTCAATTGCTAGTTGCAATGAATGCTGCCCTTGTTCTAAAGCAAGTATGTCCTCGTTAACTGTGTCCTCAATCAGACTCGCTTGCTGTTGAAGATTGAGTGAAGATAATTGAGCCTGAACAGTTTGCAACTCTGTCACAATTTTTCTTCTCTGCTCAGATTGCTCATGCATTTCATAATATGCCTGCTCGTTTTGAATTTGCGCTTCCTTAAATAGCTCGGACATTTCTGCTGAATAACAATCAATTCTTGATTGTCCACCTTCCATTTTTATTTGGAGGCTAGCTAGCTGATCTTTTGCATGCTGTGCTTGCTGTTGATGCTGCTGTGCTTCAAGATAGGCTGTACGTAAATATATATAGACTTCATGTTCATCATAGGCTCCATCTAAAACCCGTTGTATTTGCTCATAAATGCTATTCTTTTCTACCTGAGCTTCTTGCAAAAGACTTAGGGTACTGTTTCTTTTAGCTGCTAGTTCTTGTACACCACGGATACGCATAAATAATTCGGGCATTAACGTGCGGGCTATCGTTCCCTGTAAGCGATAACGCTTTAAAAAATGCTGGAGTGTCTGAGTGGCTTCTTCACTCTCTACCTCCGCTTGTTGAATTTTATATTCAAGAGAAGTGTATTGCTGCTCCTTCTCTTTTTGCTGTTCATTGACATGTAACCAACGATCTTCGTATCTATGCTTCTTTAAAAGAATTTCTTGTACTGTCATTTCCTCTTGCTCTAACTCCCGTAGGAGGAAACTGTGCTCTTTACTAGTAGGCTCATCTGCTCGATTACCATATCGAATAAACAAAAGGGTTAGCAATGATAAAACTGCTCCGATGATCATTACAACTAGATTTTTTTCAAATACACCATAGGCAAACGACATGAAACCAAGCAGCAGTACAAGCCAGATAAAGTAATGAGGTTGCTTCTGCTTACTACGTTGCGATTTGGCAGTACGTAATTGCTCAAGCTTTCGTTTTTGTTGGGGCCACTGTGCTAAAATATGTTCTTCTTCACTTGTTAATGACTCCTGCATGATCCGCTGCTTCTGTTTAGCAATTGCATCTAATTCTAGATGAACCTGCTCAAGAGAACGTAGATGAAACTTTAACTCCTCCTCTGCCTCCTCTAACTTACCTAATTGAAGCTGAAATTGTTGTTCTTGTTGGAGTGAAACTGTTTCTTGCAGAAGTATATCTTGTGCCTCTTTCTCTTTTACACCTAATAAACGAAATTGTGCTTCGATTTCTTGCTCAAGCAAAAAGAGATCATCATGTAAATTTTGCTCTTTCACCATCAGTTGATGCCATGTTGCCTCTTTTTGCATAAGGCTAGCCATTTCATTGACCGTTTGCTCATCCACTGTTGCAAGTACTTTATCCTGCAATGTTTGATACTGCTCCTTTAATTGCATCAGCTGTTGACTTTCATGTAACAGACGATCCTTTAATTGTTCATAGCGTCTGATACCCTCTGCTGGAAACTGAACATGTTGATAATTGGTCAATGTCTGCTGTAAAGTCTGTTGCTGCTTAAGAAGAGGTAGTGCCTGCTTTTGAATAGTTAACTGCTGCCACTGTTGCTGTTGCATTTTTTGCGTACCATATAGCTGCTCTAACTTTTGCTCAAGTAGTTGTAATTGCTGTAATTTGTCCTCAAATGTTTGAATCTTCCCTTGTTCCTGTTTAATTGTTCGTTCAAGCTGCTTTAATTGTTCAATCTTTTGATTAATCAATGGCACTTTACCTGTCTTTTTAAATAACTCGCTAGCCTCTTTATCCATTTTCTTTTCAAGGGTGGATAAATGCTGAATACCTGTTGTACCTGAGGCAAGTAGCAAATGGGTTAGCTCCTCCTCAGACATTTTTTCAATACCTTGTAGCTCATGCAATGAAAAAGAAAAGATGGATTCGAAGGAAGCCCTAGAATAACCATATAAAAGCTTTACTAACAACTCCTCATGCCCCGTTGTACCATCCTCAAAATAGACAGTAACATCACCAGCAGCCTTTCCTTTCACACGTTCAATTGTGCATTGGCCATAAATCGGGTGCAAAAGTGTCAGCTGACCCCCATATTTCGTCGAAACTTTCGGCTCATATTTGCGCTGTGTCTGCTGCCTTGTAGGAAAACCAAAAAGCATTTGTAGTATAAACTGCTGAATCGTCGTTTTTCCTGCTTCATTTAATCCATAAAAAATAGTGACGCCATCACTTAAGGAGATGGAGATATTTTCATGCTTACCAAAGCCATATATTTGGATTTTCTGTATTGTCAGCATGTAATCACGCCCTTTGAATTTCTTCTGCTAATAATGTTTGTGCACGATGCGTTAAGTTCTCAATATCCTTTTCACTTAGTGGCTCTATCAGCCTAGCACCACCGGCATATTGGTACAAATCTTTTAGAATATCCTTCCATTCATTACTGTCCCACTGCTCCATTAAGCTCACAACGGATTGAGTTGTTGCTGTATGCTCATAAAATCTTGCTGCCTTTTGCAACACCATTTTTTGTACCCAACACATTGGCTCAATGCCTTCCTCAGCCTCTCGAATAGTCTCTAACCAAGCATCTACTGTTGCATGCTCAAATAAAGCTTCCGTTTGCTCATCAATATGTTGCAAATGAAGCTCTACTACCGATGCGCCATACTTCTTCCTATTGGCTGTAATCGCTTCTGCACATCTCTTCAGTAATTCATTGGCATGCACCACACTCGAACAGTCCACCTCTATCGTGCTATAAACGACAGCAGAAGTAGAGATAAAACCAAGTTCAGTTGATGTTTTGGATAACGTCACATCATAAAAACCTTTCATTCCTTGTTCTTTGCGATGTCGACTTTGAATATTGCCTGGATAAACAATGGCTGGGTTTTGATGTAAAAGCTGTCGTTTATGAATATGGCCTAACGCCCAATAATGATAGTTCTTTTCAAGTAACTGCTGTTTTGTAAAAGGGGCATACACATCATGTGTCGTATTGCCTGCCTCACTGCCATGTAGCATACCAATATGAATGGCTTGCTGATCCTGAGCAGTTGGATAGCTTTCAATAACGGACTCCTTCAAATGACGTTCAGGATAACTAAAACCATATATATTCACTTGCTGACCACGTATTTTTAATTGAACCACACTCGTCTCAGCTGGTAATTCATAGACATTACTTGGTAAAGCAAAACGTGTCCAAGTGCCATTTAAATGATCATGATTTCCGTAGCTCACAATCACAGGGATATTGTGTTGAAAAAGTTTTTCCATTGCATCTTGAAATCTTCGTTGTGCTTGCAAGCTACGATTTTCACCATCATAAATATCTCCAACAATTAGTAAAAAGTCAGGTTTTTCCTGAATCGCTTTATGGATAATTTTATCGAATGCTTCAAAAGTGCTTGACCGAATTTTCTTTAAAATGTGTTCGGGTAGGCCAAATAAGCCCTTAAATGGACTATCTAAATGTAAATCTGCCATATGGAAAAAACGAATTGCTGACATCCAATCACCTCAAATAGTAGATAATTCTCTCTTTCGTGCAAACCAAAGTAATAATATGTTGACTAATCGAAACCGAATATTTGTTCTATTTTATCATAATTCCTGTTTGATGAAAAATGCTATTACGGAAAAAAACAACATTGCCTTACTTTTTCCACAATTTTCGTAATTTATCAAAAAATTCACTAGTTTTACCGTGAAGTTTATAAATCTTCTATGTATAATAGAAATATATTCAAGTAAAAGGGTGGGGTCTGTATGGAGAATTATCGTTTTACAGCTTTTGAAAAAACAGGGGAAACATTGTTTGATGAAACTTGGACTTTTGAAAATGATGAGGCTGCTAAACTAAATGGACAACAACAAATTGAGGAAAAAGGTGTTGCCGATAAAACGCATCGTCTAGTAAACGCTTCGGGTAAATTAATTTTATTCCATGTTTAGTGGCTAATAAAAGGCACGTAGTCAAT encodes:
- a CDS encoding peptidylprolyl isomerase, with product MKKTVLSLTLAASVLALGACSGGDSKAIVTSKVGDISVADFNEKAKALTGSYVMQQMVTEKVLADKYEVTDKEIKEAYDTTASQFGDGFTQALAESGLTEQGFKDSLRVQLLQEKALKDQAIKEEDVKKYYEQMKTELNGRHILVADEKTAKEVIEKIKGGAKFEDVAKEYSTDTGSAQKGGELGWFSVGSMVDEFNDAAYALELNTLSEPVKSSFGYHVIEITDKRDVKGVGSFKDEEENIRSTMLNKLNQTGEAQTILKDIIAKMAKDADVKTSDKDLKDSLEFFTTTSEEQAKAAEEAAKKAEENAAKEDSEDKAEDTDKESK
- a CDS encoding methyl-accepting chemotaxis protein; the protein is MDTEGLFSRKIKFWKSLIFKMILAIGISLFISSHISEFVSRQFEKVVQLNGSAGVVINTFISLFIGTVIISLCTRYIVLRRVKRVLNAMTQAADGDLTVRIDDHLKDEIGQLSTEFNHMLEQIGTVIEKTNKASTDVSTFTKEFTMITEQSSQTVETISTAIGEIASSAEGQLGQMDLLSESAHLITKDMDHASSAVQAVASIANETNQKADLGLQLIEQTMDKMNTINESVYQSTAVVNALGEKSKEISTIVALITSITDQTNLLALNASIEAARAGEAGKGFAVVADEVRKLAEESGRAADNIRTLVDDILKQTSSAVYAINSGTQFVEEGREAVEQTGDAFKNIVVYLQQISHRTKEVTDIVLRVNDKASQTDDAVKEIVGIANGTSSGIQHIALSIEQQSASNEEIASAANVLQTMSNDLQAEISQFKVK
- a CDS encoding metallophosphoesterase family protein — encoded protein: MSAIRFFHMADLHLDSPFKGLFGLPEHILKKIRSSTFEAFDKIIHKAIQEKPDFLLIVGDIYDGENRSLQAQRRFQDAMEKLFQHNIPVIVSYGNHDHLNGTWTRFALPSNVYELPAETSVVQLKIRGQQVNIYGFSYPERHLKESVIESYPTAQDQQAIHIGMLHGSEAGNTTHDVYAPFTKQQLLEKNYHYWALGHIHKRQLLHQNPAIVYPGNIQSRHRKEQGMKGFYDVTLSKTSTELGFISTSAVVYSTIEVDCSSVVHANELLKRCAEAITANRKKYGASVVELHLQHIDEQTEALFEHATVDAWLETIREAEEGIEPMCWVQKMVLQKAARFYEHTATTQSVVSLMEQWDSNEWKDILKDLYQYAGGARLIEPLSEKDIENLTHRAQTLLAEEIQRA
- a CDS encoding DUF3267 domain-containing protein: MHCWKILNLEHHYGTTRIIIMSVITFLVVFSVSYVTFNLFNEEHYTDRLFWLFVIAVLTLYPIHKFLHFLALYDLRQHLKLRVRSQFYIIPVLHMRIREPLSKNRYILALLTPFIVVNTSIIVGTWLLPAYTHYGTLLLAYHCSLCLIDILYVKYLLNSPRNSQIEETPKGYEILVPPTVH
- a CDS encoding ATP-binding protein — protein: MLTIQKIQIYGFGKHENISISLSDGVTIFYGLNEAGKTTIQQFILQMLFGFPTRQQTQRKYEPKVSTKYGGQLTLLHPIYGQCTIERVKGKAAGDVTVYFEDGTTGHEELLVKLLYGYSRASFESIFSFSLHELQGIEKMSEEELTHLLLASGTTGIQHLSTLEKKMDKEASELFKKTGKVPLINQKIEQLKQLERTIKQEQGKIQTFEDKLQQLQLLEQKLEQLYGTQKMQQQQWQQLTIQKQALPLLKQQQTLQQTLTNYQHVQFPAEGIRRYEQLKDRLLHESQQLMQLKEQYQTLQDKVLATVDEQTVNEMASLMQKEATWHQLMVKEQNLHDDLFLLEQEIEAQFRLLGVKEKEAQDILLQETVSLQQEQQFQLQLGKLEEAEEELKFHLRSLEQVHLELDAIAKQKQRIMQESLTSEEEHILAQWPQQKRKLEQLRTAKSQRSKQKQPHYFIWLVLLLGFMSFAYGVFEKNLVVMIIGAVLSLLTLLFIRYGNRADEPTSKEHSFLLRELEQEEMTVQEILLKKHRYEDRWLHVNEQQKEKEQQYTSLEYKIQQAEVESEEATQTLQHFLKRYRLQGTIARTLMPELFMRIRGVQELAAKRNSTLSLLQEAQVEKNSIYEQIQRVLDGAYDEHEVYIYLRTAYLEAQQHQQQAQHAKDQLASLQIKMEGGQSRIDCYSAEMSELFKEAQIQNEQAYYEMHEQSEQRRKIVTELQTVQAQLSSLNLQQQASLIEDTVNEDILALEQGQHSLQLAIDQCLEQRASLLMEKEQLLNDEKYGQVLQQFEQEKTELQQLVEQWATKKAVATAIHETLFRLREEKLPHVLAEVNAIFRLLTGGSYDKLSIHEEGYFVAQDAAGIRYQMVELSQATKEQAYIALRMALAKTLVNTAPFPMIMDDPFVHFDRNRTDKMVQLMKEVGYERQILYFTCHDTMLKHWQREQIVDIGALANERGVTST
- the yhaM gene encoding 3'-5' exoribonuclease YhaM, whose protein sequence is MKGITTLQVGEAVDQFLLIKQATKGVTTVGKPFMSLLLQDKSGDIEAKLWDTNEDHEKLYHAEAIVRVGGEIHDYRGKNQLRIKSIRVAKPEEGIAIHDLVPSSATPKEQLYEELNQFFFDIKNPNISRITRAAIKRHQEAILVFPAATKNHHDYASGLLDHMVSMLKLGKAIADLYPTLNRDLLYAGIILHDIGKVVELSGPVATTYTVEGNLLGHITIMVNEIAKIASELEIEGEEVMLLQHMVLSHHGKEEWGSPKKPMLQEAEILHYIDNIDAKMNMLTRALGKTAPGEFTERLFPLDNRSFYKPTI
- a CDS encoding YjcZ family sporulation protein → MGNGGYGGGGYGSGFALLVVLFILLIIVGAAFLY
- a CDS encoding YhzD family protein; amino-acid sequence: MENYRFTAFEKTGETLFDETWTFENDEAAKLNGQQQIEEKGVADKTHRLVNASGKLILFHV